From the genome of Halorussus caseinilyticus, one region includes:
- a CDS encoding VOC family protein yields the protein MTDPTESPEPPEIRVDHVGIAVHSVDDAEPLLNLLGAEKLAHEEDPTGAFRWAYYLLGDASRVELIEPVAGEDSFLTDFLAANGPGLHHVTLEVADIDAAIAVLKSEEIRVVDRTDYDDWSEAFVSPGNPTGVLWQLMEYRESFSEGRPAPDRLYLGGGRLGK from the coding sequence ATGACAGACCCCACAGAAAGTCCCGAACCACCGGAAATCCGCGTAGACCACGTGGGCATCGCTGTCCACTCCGTAGACGACGCCGAACCCCTCCTAAATCTTCTCGGGGCCGAGAAACTCGCCCACGAGGAGGACCCCACCGGCGCGTTCCGGTGGGCGTACTACCTGCTCGGGGACGCCTCGCGGGTCGAACTCATCGAACCCGTCGCGGGCGAGGACTCCTTCCTGACCGACTTCCTCGCGGCGAACGGTCCCGGACTCCACCACGTCACGCTGGAAGTCGCCGACATCGACGCCGCCATCGCGGTGCTGAAGTCCGAGGAGATTCGCGTCGTGGACCGGACCGACTACGACGACTGGAGCGAGGCGTTCGTCTCGCCGGGGAACCCGACGGGTGTCCTCTGGCAACTGATGGAGTACCGCGAGTCGTTCTCGGAGGGTCGGCCCGCGCCCGACCGCCTCTACCTCGGCGGGGGACGACTCGGGAAGTGA